A genomic window from Anguilla rostrata isolate EN2019 chromosome 14, ASM1855537v3, whole genome shotgun sequence includes:
- the ptpa gene encoding serine/threonine-protein phosphatase 2A activator isoform X2, with protein MDIVNGWGSSPEDDKPPLPVNFDFMLPKKEISMVPDMGKWKRSQAYADYMGFILTLNEGVKGKKLTCEYSVSETIEKLLSLLDTLDRWIDETPPVDQPSRFGNKAYRTWYAKLDQEAEALVAAVIPADCSAAAPEIAVYLKESVGNSTRIDYGTGHEAAFAAFLCCLCKIGALRVQDQLSIVFKVFDRYLIVMRKLQKTYRMEPAGSQGVWGLDDFQFLPFIWGSSQLIDHPTLEPRHFVEEKLVNEHHADYMFLECIKFINEMKTGPFAEHSNQLWNISAVPTWSKVNQGLVRMYKAECLEKFPVIQHFKFGSLLSIQPVKP; from the exons gctcctcccctgAAGATGACAAGCCGCCCCTCCCCGTCAATTTCGACTTCATGTTGCCCAAGAAAGAGATCAGCATGGTTCCGGACATGGGCAAATGGAAACGTTCCCAG GCCTATGCGGATTACATGGGGTTCATCCTGACGCTGAACGAGGGGGTGAAGGGGAAGAAGCTGACCTGTGAATACTCGGTGTCAGAG ACTATAGAGAAGCTCCTCTCATTGCTGGACACACTGGACCGCTGGATCGATGAGACCCCGCCCGTGGACCAGCCCTCCCGATTCGGGAACAAGGCCTACAGGACCTGGTACGCCAAGCTGGACCAG gaggcAGAAGCCCTGGTGGCTGCAGTCATCCCCGCAGactgcagtgctgctgctccAGAGATCGCCGTGTATCTGAAAGAGTCCGTGGGGAACTCCACCAGGATAGACTACGGCACAG GCCATGAGGCTGCGTTTGCTGCCttcctgtgctgcctgtgtaaGATCGGGGCGCTCCGAGTGCAGGACCAGCTCTCCATCGTGTTCAAGGTGTTCGACAG GTACCTGATAGTTATGAGGAAGCTGCAGAAGACGTACAGGATGGAGCCGGCCGGGAGCCAGGGGGTCTGGGGGCTCGACGACTTCCAGTTCCTGCCTTTCATCTGGGGCAGCTCCCAGCTcatag ATCACCCGACCCTGGAGCCCCGACACTTCGTGGAGGAGAAGCTGGTGAACGAACACCACGCGGACTACATGTTCCTGGAGTGCATCAAGTTCATTAACGAG ATGAAGACCGGCCCGTTTGCGGAGCATTCGAACCAGCTGTGGAACATCAGCGCCGTGCCCACCTGGTCCAAGGTCAACCAGGGACTCGTCCGAATGTACAAGGCCGAG tgcCTGGAGAAGTTCCCTGTCATTCAGCACTTCAAGTTTGGCAGCCTGCTCTCCATTCAACCCGTAAAACCatga
- the ptpa gene encoding serine/threonine-protein phosphatase 2A activator isoform X3 — protein MLPKKEISMVPDMGKWKRSQAYADYMGFILTLNEGVKGKKLTCEYSVSETIEKLLSLLDTLDRWIDETPPVDQPSRFGNKAYRTWYAKLDQEAEALVAAVIPADCSAAAPEIAVYLKESVGNSTRIDYGTGHEAAFAAFLCCLCKIGALRVQDQLSIVFKVFDRYLIVMRKLQKTYRMEPAGSQGVWGLDDFQFLPFIWGSSQLIDHPTLEPRHFVEEKLVNEHHADYMFLECIKFINEMKTGPFAEHSNQLWNISAVPTWSKVNQGLVRMYKAECLEKFPVIQHFKFGSLLSIQPVKP, from the exons ATGTTGCCCAAGAAAGAGATCAGCATGGTTCCGGACATGGGCAAATGGAAACGTTCCCAG GCCTATGCGGATTACATGGGGTTCATCCTGACGCTGAACGAGGGGGTGAAGGGGAAGAAGCTGACCTGTGAATACTCGGTGTCAGAG ACTATAGAGAAGCTCCTCTCATTGCTGGACACACTGGACCGCTGGATCGATGAGACCCCGCCCGTGGACCAGCCCTCCCGATTCGGGAACAAGGCCTACAGGACCTGGTACGCCAAGCTGGACCAG gaggcAGAAGCCCTGGTGGCTGCAGTCATCCCCGCAGactgcagtgctgctgctccAGAGATCGCCGTGTATCTGAAAGAGTCCGTGGGGAACTCCACCAGGATAGACTACGGCACAG GCCATGAGGCTGCGTTTGCTGCCttcctgtgctgcctgtgtaaGATCGGGGCGCTCCGAGTGCAGGACCAGCTCTCCATCGTGTTCAAGGTGTTCGACAG GTACCTGATAGTTATGAGGAAGCTGCAGAAGACGTACAGGATGGAGCCGGCCGGGAGCCAGGGGGTCTGGGGGCTCGACGACTTCCAGTTCCTGCCTTTCATCTGGGGCAGCTCCCAGCTcatag ATCACCCGACCCTGGAGCCCCGACACTTCGTGGAGGAGAAGCTGGTGAACGAACACCACGCGGACTACATGTTCCTGGAGTGCATCAAGTTCATTAACGAG ATGAAGACCGGCCCGTTTGCGGAGCATTCGAACCAGCTGTGGAACATCAGCGCCGTGCCCACCTGGTCCAAGGTCAACCAGGGACTCGTCCGAATGTACAAGGCCGAG tgcCTGGAGAAGTTCCCTGTCATTCAGCACTTCAAGTTTGGCAGCCTGCTCTCCATTCAACCCGTAAAACCatga
- the ptpa gene encoding serine/threonine-protein phosphatase 2A activator isoform X1: MAETEQQSGSSPEDDKPPLPVNFDFMLPKKEISMVPDMGKWKRSQAYADYMGFILTLNEGVKGKKLTCEYSVSETIEKLLSLLDTLDRWIDETPPVDQPSRFGNKAYRTWYAKLDQEAEALVAAVIPADCSAAAPEIAVYLKESVGNSTRIDYGTGHEAAFAAFLCCLCKIGALRVQDQLSIVFKVFDRYLIVMRKLQKTYRMEPAGSQGVWGLDDFQFLPFIWGSSQLIDHPTLEPRHFVEEKLVNEHHADYMFLECIKFINEMKTGPFAEHSNQLWNISAVPTWSKVNQGLVRMYKAECLEKFPVIQHFKFGSLLSIQPVKP; this comes from the exons gctcctcccctgAAGATGACAAGCCGCCCCTCCCCGTCAATTTCGACTTCATGTTGCCCAAGAAAGAGATCAGCATGGTTCCGGACATGGGCAAATGGAAACGTTCCCAG GCCTATGCGGATTACATGGGGTTCATCCTGACGCTGAACGAGGGGGTGAAGGGGAAGAAGCTGACCTGTGAATACTCGGTGTCAGAG ACTATAGAGAAGCTCCTCTCATTGCTGGACACACTGGACCGCTGGATCGATGAGACCCCGCCCGTGGACCAGCCCTCCCGATTCGGGAACAAGGCCTACAGGACCTGGTACGCCAAGCTGGACCAG gaggcAGAAGCCCTGGTGGCTGCAGTCATCCCCGCAGactgcagtgctgctgctccAGAGATCGCCGTGTATCTGAAAGAGTCCGTGGGGAACTCCACCAGGATAGACTACGGCACAG GCCATGAGGCTGCGTTTGCTGCCttcctgtgctgcctgtgtaaGATCGGGGCGCTCCGAGTGCAGGACCAGCTCTCCATCGTGTTCAAGGTGTTCGACAG GTACCTGATAGTTATGAGGAAGCTGCAGAAGACGTACAGGATGGAGCCGGCCGGGAGCCAGGGGGTCTGGGGGCTCGACGACTTCCAGTTCCTGCCTTTCATCTGGGGCAGCTCCCAGCTcatag ATCACCCGACCCTGGAGCCCCGACACTTCGTGGAGGAGAAGCTGGTGAACGAACACCACGCGGACTACATGTTCCTGGAGTGCATCAAGTTCATTAACGAG ATGAAGACCGGCCCGTTTGCGGAGCATTCGAACCAGCTGTGGAACATCAGCGCCGTGCCCACCTGGTCCAAGGTCAACCAGGGACTCGTCCGAATGTACAAGGCCGAG tgcCTGGAGAAGTTCCCTGTCATTCAGCACTTCAAGTTTGGCAGCCTGCTCTCCATTCAACCCGTAAAACCatga